Proteins encoded together in one Prunus dulcis chromosome 3, ALMONDv2, whole genome shotgun sequence window:
- the LOC117621112 gene encoding bidirectional sugar transporter SWEET5-like, with the protein MDTDMIRTIVGIIGNVISFGLFVSPIPTFVKIIKQKSVAEFRPDPYIVTLLNCALWSFYGLPIVHPDNLLVVTINGTGLFIEFIYIAIFFVFSPGKKRRNIIIALLVEVVFFAVVVFITLHFFHDTKGRSMIIGILSIVFNIIMYNSPLTVMKMVIKTKSVKYMPFYLSLANLCNGIVWTIYALLKFDPYLLLPNGLGAVSGAVQIILYATYYKTTNWDEDG; encoded by the exons ATGGATACCGATATGATTAGAACCATTGTCGGCATTATTG GCAATGTAATCTCTTTTGGCTTATTTGTCTCCCCAat CCCAACATTTGTGAAGATAATAAAGCAAAAATCAGTTGCCGAGTTCAGGCCGGATCCTTACATAGTAACATTGCTCAATTGTGCTTTGTGGTCATTCTATGGTCTGCCCATAGTCCATCCTGACAACCTTCTTGTTGTTACGATTAATGGCACTGGACTTTTCATTGAATTCATTTACATCGCCATCTTTTTCGTATTCTCTCCCGGAAAAAAGCGT cgAAACATCATCATTGCGCTTCTAGTTGAAGTTGTCTTCTTTGCCGTTGTGGTTTTCATTACTCTACACTTTTTCCATGACACTAAAGGCCGGTCTATGATAATTGGGATCTTGAGTATTGTCTTCAATATCATTATGTATAATTCACCTTTGACAGTCATG AAAATGGTCATCAAGACAAAGAGCGTCAAGTACATGCCATTTTACCTCTCACTCGCAAATTTGTGCAATGGAATTGTCTGGACCATCTATGCGCTCCTTAAATTTGATCCCTACCTTCTG CTTCCAAATGGTTTGGGAGCAGTTTCCGGTGCGGTGCAAATCATCCTGTATGCTACCTACTACAAGACCACAAATTGGGATGAGGATGGATGA
- the LOC117622459 gene encoding auxin-responsive protein SAUR78, translating to MAKVGKLTKLKSVIKRWPSFTKLTRTTSSIAAATSESDHDSKVSKELHAVYVGKSRRRYLVNSDIVDHPIIQELVDTSSGEVVVACEVVLFEHLLWMLENSETQLGSMDELVEFYTC from the coding sequence ATGGCAAAAGTGGGGAAGCTAACAAAGCTCAAGTCAGTCATAAAGAGATGGCCTTCATTCACCAAGCTCACCCGCACCACAAGCTCCATAGCTGCCGCAACAAGCGAATCAGATCATGACAGCAAGGTCTCCAAGGAGCTTCATGCTGTGTACGTGGGCAAGTCCAGGAGGAGATACTTGGTCAACTCAGACATCGTTGATCACCCCATCATCCAAGAGCTGGTGGACACGTCATCAGGTGAGGTGGTGGTGGCCTGTGAGGTGGTGCTGTTTGAGCACTTGCTGTGGATGCTGGAAAACTCCGAGACTCAGTTGGGCTCCATGGACGAGCTTGTTGAGTTCTACACTTGCTGA
- the LOC117623085 gene encoding auxin-responsive protein SAUR41-like, whose product MGVRSSKLSQFIGARGAKRLKFPPPVAPRGYVPVCVGVDGDTRRFMVHTKLLGHAEFLELLYRSAEEYGFCNDGVLRIPYEAKDFEEYWMIKRSKPKIYKAEPV is encoded by the coding sequence ATGGGGGTGAGAAGCAGTAAGCTGAGCCAGTTCATCGGCGCTCGAGGAGCTAAAAGACTGAAATTCCCTCCTCCGGTGGCACCGAGAGGTTATGTGCCTGTTTGTGTCGGTGTGGATGGTGATACTAGGCGTTTCATGGTGCATACCAAGTTGCTTGGCCATGCAGAGTTCTTGGAGCTGCTTTACAGATCAGCTGAGGAATATGGTTTTTGCAATGATGGGGTTTTGAGGATCCCATATGAGGCCAAGGATTTTGAGGAGTATTGGATGATCAAGAGGTCCAAACCCAAGATCTACAAGGCTGAACCAGTTTAA
- the LOC117620605 gene encoding agamous-like MADS-box protein AGL62: MAKTKIPKSEISDNNNTSDGKKRSKGRRRIEIKRIEEKNKRHVTFSKRKKGIFNKAAELSVLSGAEIATMVVSSNGKVFCFGTPNYDAVINCYLGHHTASLAAAGQPDHRALLQGKTMRSSNKQVENYVEATRHLEAEKISIKGEENNNNINFANNNNNNNNYNSDYEGREGGCGYGWWERPIPMGMMSSLEELEEYKAALYKLKHNVEVRTNQMIRGSAPSNYYSSLLVMGD; the protein is encoded by the coding sequence ATGGCTAAGACTAAGATTCCCAAGAGTGAGATCTCAGACAATAATAATACTAGTGAtggaaaaaagagaagcaaagGTCGAAGAAGAATTGAAATCAAGAGAATTGAAGAGAAGAACAAGCGCCACGTGACCTTCTCCAAGCGCAAAAAGGGTATCTTCAACAAAGCCGCCGAGCTCAGCGTTTTGAGCGGTGCAGAGATAGCGACGATGGTCGTGTCGAGCAACGGCAAGGTGTTCTGCTTCGGCACACCCAACTACGACGCGGTCATCAACTGCTACCTTGGCCACCACACTGCCTCCTTGGCTGCAGCAGGTCAACCAGATCATCGTGCTTTGCTGCAAGGTAAGACAATGCGAAGTAGTAATAAACAAGTTGAGAACTATGTGGAAGCTACGAGGCACCTCGAGGCAGAGAAGATATCAATCAAGGGTGAggagaataataataatattaattttgctaataataataataataataataattataatagtGATTATGAGGGACGAGAAGGAGGTTGTGGTTATGGGTGGTGGGAGAGGCCGATCCCGATGGGGATGATGAGTAGTTTGGAGGAGTTAGAAGAGTACAAGGCAGCCTTGTACAAGTTGAAACACAATGTGGAGGTTCGAACCAATCAGATGATTAGGGGAAGTGCTCCTTCTAATTACTATTCATCGCTTTTGGTTATGGGTGATTAA
- the LOC117621620 gene encoding probable complex I intermediate-associated protein 30 isoform X1, with amino-acid sequence MSRFRGLLQASLNATKKALTWNVEDLVPPTERYIFNFNSKDELKKWHLYSDSEYGGLSSASLEIPDTGNGPNGIFSGNLSLDFIEGSKLKINRSGFCGMRSKKFDGFIDLDPYDTVALKVRGDGRCYISTIYTENWVNSPGQEEDNSWQAFVFVPKDNWYIAKIPLARYLPTWRGNVIDAEMEMNPSRVVGMSLSVNAEGGLPGARVGPGDFKLEIDWIKALRTQ; translated from the exons ATGTCCAGGTTTCGAGGACTATTGCAAGCTTCCTTAAATGCAACCAAGAAAG CACTTACATGGAATGTTGAAGACCTGGTGCCTCCAACTGAGagatatattttcaatttcaattcgaaGGATGAGCTCAAGAAGTGGCATCTATATTCTGATTCTGAATATGGAG GTTTGTCCTCGGCATCTTTAGAGATCCCAGATACTGGAAATGGACCCAACG GAATTTTCTCGGGTAACCTTTCGTTGGATTTCATTGAGGGTTCAAAATTGAAGATAAACAGGAGTGGCTTTTGTGGAATGCGGTCCAAAAAG TTTGACGGCTTCATTGATTTGGACCCATATGATACCGTAGCACTGAAAGTTAGAGGAGATGGAAGATGCTACATATCTACG ATCTATACAGAAAATTGGGTAAATTCACCTGGgcaagaagaagataattCGTGgcaagcttttgtttttgtaccCAAAGACAACTGGTACATTGCAAAG ATTCCTCTTGCCCGGTATCTACCAACATGGAGAGGAAATGTTATAGATgcagaaatggaaatgaaTCCTTCTCGCGTTGTTGGTATGTCTCTATCAGTCAATGCAGAAGGTGGTCTCCCAGGTGCTAGAGTTGGACCGGGTGATTTCAAGCTCGAAATTGATTGGATCAAGGCTTTAAGAACACAGTGA
- the LOC117621620 gene encoding probable complex I intermediate-associated protein 30 isoform X2 — protein MSRFRGLLQASLNATKKALTWNVEDLVPPTERYIFNFNSKDELKKWHLYSDSEYGGLSSASLEIPDTGNGPNGIFSGNLSLDFIEGSKLKINRSGFCGMRSKKFDGFIDLDPYDTVALKVRGDGRCYISTIPLARYLPTWRGNVIDAEMEMNPSRVVGMSLSVNAEGGLPGARVGPGDFKLEIDWIKALRTQ, from the exons ATGTCCAGGTTTCGAGGACTATTGCAAGCTTCCTTAAATGCAACCAAGAAAG CACTTACATGGAATGTTGAAGACCTGGTGCCTCCAACTGAGagatatattttcaatttcaattcgaaGGATGAGCTCAAGAAGTGGCATCTATATTCTGATTCTGAATATGGAG GTTTGTCCTCGGCATCTTTAGAGATCCCAGATACTGGAAATGGACCCAACG GAATTTTCTCGGGTAACCTTTCGTTGGATTTCATTGAGGGTTCAAAATTGAAGATAAACAGGAGTGGCTTTTGTGGAATGCGGTCCAAAAAG TTTGACGGCTTCATTGATTTGGACCCATATGATACCGTAGCACTGAAAGTTAGAGGAGATGGAAGATGCTACATATCTACG ATTCCTCTTGCCCGGTATCTACCAACATGGAGAGGAAATGTTATAGATgcagaaatggaaatgaaTCCTTCTCGCGTTGTTGGTATGTCTCTATCAGTCAATGCAGAAGGTGGTCTCCCAGGTGCTAGAGTTGGACCGGGTGATTTCAAGCTCGAAATTGATTGGATCAAGGCTTTAAGAACACAGTGA
- the LOC117620683 gene encoding calcium-dependent protein kinase SK5-like — MNNKPSSATPPSSKPTWVLPYKTQNLTDLYTLGRVLGQGQFGTTYLCTESSTGHQYACKSIPKRKLLCIEDYEDVWREIQMMHHLSEHPHVVRIRGTYEDSVSVHLVMELCKGGELFDRIVKKGHYSEREAAKLLKTIVGVVEACHSLGVMHRDLKPENFLFDSEEEDAALKATDFGLSVFYKPGETFSDVVGSPYYVAPEVLRKHYGPESDVWSAGVILYILLSGVPPFWAETEIGIFRQILQARLDFESEPWPRISESAKDLLRKMLERNPKKRVTAHEVLCHPWIIDDTMAPDKPLDSAVLSRLKQFSAMNKLKKMALRVIAERLSEEEIGGLKELFKMIDADDSGSITFDELKEGLRKVGSELMESEIKDLMEAADIDNSGTIDYGEFLAATVHLNKLEREENLLSAFSFFDKDGSGFITIDELRQACREFGLGELHLEDMIKEIDQDNDGQIDYGEFAAMMRKGNGGGIGKRTMRRTMNLGDALGLGLADNGLQLTD; from the coding sequence ATGAACAACAAACCAAGCTCAGCCACACCACCATCATCAAAGCCCACATGGGTCCTGCCCTACAAGACCCAAAACCTCACTGACCTCTACACTTTGGGCAGGGTACTTGGCCAGGGTCAGTTTGGCACCACCTACCTCTGCACTGAAAGCTCCACAGGCCACCAATATGCCTGCAAATCCATCCCAAAGCGTAAGCTTCTTTGCATAGAGGACTATGAAGATGTGTGGAGGGAGATTCAGATGATGCACCACCTCTCTGAGCACCCCCATGTGGTGAGGATCAGAGGCACCTATGAGGACTCAGTTTCTGTGCACTTGGTGATGGAACTGTGCAAAGGAGGAGAGCTTTTTGATAGGATTGTGAAGAAGGGTCATtacagtgagagagaggctgCAAAGCTCTTGAAGACCATTGTTGGGGTTGTGGAGGCTTGCCATTCACTTGGGGTTATGCATAGAGATCTAAAGCCTGAGAATTTCTTGTTTGATAGTGAGGAGGAAGATGCTGCTCTTAAAGCCACAGACTTTGGcctctctgttttctataagcCAGGTGAGACCTTTTCTGATGTTGTTGGTAGTCCGTATTATGTTGCCCCTGAGGTGCTGAGAAAGCATTATGGACCAGAATCAGATGTGTGGAGTGCTGGAGTGATTTTGTACATTTTGTTAAGTGGGGTCCCTCCCTTTTGGGCTGAAACTGAGATTGGGATTTTTAGGCAGATTTTGCAAGCAAGATTGGATTTTGAATCTGAACCATGGCCTAGGATTTCAGAAAGTGCTAAGGATCTGCTTAGGAAAATGCTTGAAAGAAACCCAAAGAAAAGGGTAACTGCCCATGAGGTTCTTTGCCATCCATGGATCATAGATGACACCATGGCTCCAGATAAGCCTCTTGATTCTGCAGTGCTTTCTAGGCTGAAGCAGTTCTCAGCCATGAACAAGCTCAAGAAGATGGCTTTAAGGGTCATAGCTGAGAGGCTGTCTGAGGAAGAGATTGGTGGGTTGAAAGAGCTGTTCAAGATGATTGATGCAGATGACAGTGGAAGCatcacatttgatgaactcaAAGAGGGCTTAAGGAAAGTGGGATCTGAGCTTATGGAGTCTGAGATTAAGGATCTTATGGAGGCAGCTGACATTGACAACAGTGGAACAATTGACTATGGTGAATTTCTTGCAGCCACAGTGCACTTGAACAAGTTGGAGAGGGAAGAGAATTTGTTATCAGCCTTCTCCTTTTTTGACAAAGATGGTAGTGGTTTCATAACCATTGATGAGCTCAGGCAAGCCTGCAGGGAGTTTGGATTAGGCGAGCTCCATCTTGAGGACATGATCAAAGAAATTGATCAGGACAATGATGGGCAGATAGATTATGGAGAGTTTGCTGCAATGATGAGGAAGGGTAATGGAGGAGGCATTGGAAAGAGAACCATGAGAAGAACAATGAATTTGGGGGATGCTTTGGGGCTAGGACTTGCTGACAATGGGCTCCAACTAACTGATTAG
- the LOC117620684 gene encoding dnaJ homolog subfamily B member 6 isoform X3, whose translation MAKREEKGGDDFYAVLGLKKECTGSELRKAYKKLALRWHPDRCSAPGNSKFVEEAKKKFQDIQQAYSVLSDANKRFLYDVGAYDSEDDDENNGMGEFLDEMAMMMSQTKPNENGKESFEELQNLFDEMFQGDIGSFGSGPQPATSCSTSSYVSYCESSGSNNKRNSSEMNYEKATLEDSSGFNTHFQSFCFGTGGKPARHREGEGSKRRDSRRSHR comes from the exons ATGGCTAAGAGGGAAGAGAAAGGCGGTGACGACTTCTACGCAGTTTTGGGGTTGAAAAAGGAATGCACAGGCTCGGAGCTCAGAAAAGCCTATAAGAAACTTGCACTG AGATGGCATCCAGATCGTTGTTCAGCCCCCGGGAATTCTAAGTTTGTGGAAGAAGCCAAGAAGAAATTCCAAGACATTCAACAAGCCTATTCTG TTCTATCTGACGCGAATAAGAGGTTTCTGTACGATGTAGGAGCCTATGACAGTGAGGATGATGACGAAAATAAT GGAATGGGTGAGTTTTTGGACGAGATGGCAATGATGATGAGCCAAACGAAGCCTAAT GAAAATGGGAAGGAGAGCTTTGAAGAACTACAAAATCTCTTTGATGAAATGTTTCAAGGGGATATTGGGAGTTTTGGCTCTGGCCCTCAGCCTGCTACTTCCTGTTCTACTTCTTCATATGTGTCGTATTGTGAAAGTTCTGGTTCCAATAACAAGCGTAATTCCTCTGAAATGAATTATGAGAAGGCAACCTTGGAAGATTCTTCTGGCTTCAACACTCATTTTCAGAGTTTTTGTTTCGGG ACAGGTGGAAAGCCGGCAAGACATCGGGAAGGGGAAGGCAGTAAGAGAAGGGATTCAAGGAGAAGCCATCGGTAA
- the LOC117620684 gene encoding dnaJ homolog subfamily B member 6 isoform X6 yields the protein MAKREEKGGDDFYAVLGLKKECTGSELRKAYKKLALRWHPDRCSAPGNSKFVEEAKKKFQDIQQAYSVLSDANKRFLYDVGAYDSEDDDENNGMGEFLDEMAMMMSQTKPNENGKESFEELQNLFDEMFQGDIGSFGSGPQPATSCSTSSYVSYCESSGSNNKRNSSEMNYEKATLEDSSGFNTHFQSFCFGVVSF from the exons ATGGCTAAGAGGGAAGAGAAAGGCGGTGACGACTTCTACGCAGTTTTGGGGTTGAAAAAGGAATGCACAGGCTCGGAGCTCAGAAAAGCCTATAAGAAACTTGCACTG AGATGGCATCCAGATCGTTGTTCAGCCCCCGGGAATTCTAAGTTTGTGGAAGAAGCCAAGAAGAAATTCCAAGACATTCAACAAGCCTATTCTG TTCTATCTGACGCGAATAAGAGGTTTCTGTACGATGTAGGAGCCTATGACAGTGAGGATGATGACGAAAATAAT GGAATGGGTGAGTTTTTGGACGAGATGGCAATGATGATGAGCCAAACGAAGCCTAAT GAAAATGGGAAGGAGAGCTTTGAAGAACTACAAAATCTCTTTGATGAAATGTTTCAAGGGGATATTGGGAGTTTTGGCTCTGGCCCTCAGCCTGCTACTTCCTGTTCTACTTCTTCATATGTGTCGTATTGTGAAAGTTCTGGTTCCAATAACAAGCGTAATTCCTCTGAAATGAATTATGAGAAGGCAACCTTGGAAGATTCTTCTGGCTTCAACACTCATTTTCAGAGTTTTTGTTTCGGG GTAGTGTCTTTTTAA
- the LOC117620684 gene encoding dnaJ homolog subfamily B member 8 isoform X1, which produces MAKREEKGGDDFYAVLGLKKECTGSELRKAYKKLALRWHPDRCSAPGNSKFVEEAKKKFQDIQQAYSVLSDANKRFLYDVGAYDSEDDDENNGMGEFLDEMAMMMSQTKPNENGKESFEELQNLFDEMFQGDIGSFGSGPQPATSCSTSSYVSYCESSGSNNKRNSSEMNYEKATLEDSSGFNTHFQSFCFGVESRQDIGKGKAVREGIQGEAIGKRRHGRKQKVTSGHDVSSNDYSGISAR; this is translated from the exons ATGGCTAAGAGGGAAGAGAAAGGCGGTGACGACTTCTACGCAGTTTTGGGGTTGAAAAAGGAATGCACAGGCTCGGAGCTCAGAAAAGCCTATAAGAAACTTGCACTG AGATGGCATCCAGATCGTTGTTCAGCCCCCGGGAATTCTAAGTTTGTGGAAGAAGCCAAGAAGAAATTCCAAGACATTCAACAAGCCTATTCTG TTCTATCTGACGCGAATAAGAGGTTTCTGTACGATGTAGGAGCCTATGACAGTGAGGATGATGACGAAAATAAT GGAATGGGTGAGTTTTTGGACGAGATGGCAATGATGATGAGCCAAACGAAGCCTAAT GAAAATGGGAAGGAGAGCTTTGAAGAACTACAAAATCTCTTTGATGAAATGTTTCAAGGGGATATTGGGAGTTTTGGCTCTGGCCCTCAGCCTGCTACTTCCTGTTCTACTTCTTCATATGTGTCGTATTGTGAAAGTTCTGGTTCCAATAACAAGCGTAATTCCTCTGAAATGAATTATGAGAAGGCAACCTTGGAAGATTCTTCTGGCTTCAACACTCATTTTCAGAGTTTTTGTTTCGGG GTGGAAAGCCGGCAAGACATCGGGAAGGGGAAGGCAGTAAGAGAAGGGATTCAAGGAGAAGCCATCGGTAAACGAAGGCATGGCAGGAAACAAAAGGTTACATCTGGGCATGATGTTTCCTCAAATGATTATTCTGGTATATCAGCTAGATAA
- the LOC117620684 gene encoding chaperone protein DnaJ isoform X2 produces MAKREEKGGDDFYAVLGLKKECTGSELRKAYKKLALRWHPDRCSAPGNSKFVEEAKKKFQDIQQAYSGAYDSEDDDENNGMGEFLDEMAMMMSQTKPNENGKESFEELQNLFDEMFQGDIGSFGSGPQPATSCSTSSYVSYCESSGSNNKRNSSEMNYEKATLEDSSGFNTHFQSFCFGVESRQDIGKGKAVREGIQGEAIGKRRHGRKQKVTSGHDVSSNDYSGISAR; encoded by the exons ATGGCTAAGAGGGAAGAGAAAGGCGGTGACGACTTCTACGCAGTTTTGGGGTTGAAAAAGGAATGCACAGGCTCGGAGCTCAGAAAAGCCTATAAGAAACTTGCACTG AGATGGCATCCAGATCGTTGTTCAGCCCCCGGGAATTCTAAGTTTGTGGAAGAAGCCAAGAAGAAATTCCAAGACATTCAACAAGCCTATTCTG GAGCCTATGACAGTGAGGATGATGACGAAAATAAT GGAATGGGTGAGTTTTTGGACGAGATGGCAATGATGATGAGCCAAACGAAGCCTAAT GAAAATGGGAAGGAGAGCTTTGAAGAACTACAAAATCTCTTTGATGAAATGTTTCAAGGGGATATTGGGAGTTTTGGCTCTGGCCCTCAGCCTGCTACTTCCTGTTCTACTTCTTCATATGTGTCGTATTGTGAAAGTTCTGGTTCCAATAACAAGCGTAATTCCTCTGAAATGAATTATGAGAAGGCAACCTTGGAAGATTCTTCTGGCTTCAACACTCATTTTCAGAGTTTTTGTTTCGGG GTGGAAAGCCGGCAAGACATCGGGAAGGGGAAGGCAGTAAGAGAAGGGATTCAAGGAGAAGCCATCGGTAAACGAAGGCATGGCAGGAAACAAAAGGTTACATCTGGGCATGATGTTTCCTCAAATGATTATTCTGGTATATCAGCTAGATAA
- the LOC117620684 gene encoding uncharacterized protein LOC117620684 isoform X5, with amino-acid sequence MIKQRWHPDRCSAPGNSKFVEEAKKKFQDIQQAYSGAYDSEDDDENNGMGEFLDEMAMMMSQTKPNENGKESFEELQNLFDEMFQGDIGSFGSGPQPATSCSTSSYVSYCESSGSNNKRNSSEMNYEKATLEDSSGFNTHFQSFCFGVESRQDIGKGKAVREGIQGEAIGKRRHGRKQKVTSGHDVSSNDYSGISAR; translated from the exons ATGATCAAACAG AGATGGCATCCAGATCGTTGTTCAGCCCCCGGGAATTCTAAGTTTGTGGAAGAAGCCAAGAAGAAATTCCAAGACATTCAACAAGCCTATTCTG GAGCCTATGACAGTGAGGATGATGACGAAAATAAT GGAATGGGTGAGTTTTTGGACGAGATGGCAATGATGATGAGCCAAACGAAGCCTAAT GAAAATGGGAAGGAGAGCTTTGAAGAACTACAAAATCTCTTTGATGAAATGTTTCAAGGGGATATTGGGAGTTTTGGCTCTGGCCCTCAGCCTGCTACTTCCTGTTCTACTTCTTCATATGTGTCGTATTGTGAAAGTTCTGGTTCCAATAACAAGCGTAATTCCTCTGAAATGAATTATGAGAAGGCAACCTTGGAAGATTCTTCTGGCTTCAACACTCATTTTCAGAGTTTTTGTTTCGGG GTGGAAAGCCGGCAAGACATCGGGAAGGGGAAGGCAGTAAGAGAAGGGATTCAAGGAGAAGCCATCGGTAAACGAAGGCATGGCAGGAAACAAAAGGTTACATCTGGGCATGATGTTTCCTCAAATGATTATTCTGGTATATCAGCTAGATAA
- the LOC117620684 gene encoding dnaJ homolog subfamily B member 8 isoform X4 — protein sequence MIKQRWHPDRCSAPGNSKFVEEAKKKFQDIQQAYSVLSDANKRFLYDVGAYDSEDDDENNGMGEFLDEMAMMMSQTKPNENGKESFEELQNLFDEMFQGDIGSFGSGPQPATSCSTSSYVSYCESSGSNNKRNSSEMNYEKATLEDSSGFNTHFQSFCFGVESRQDIGKGKAVREGIQGEAIGKRRHGRKQKVTSGHDVSSNDYSGISAR from the exons ATGATCAAACAG AGATGGCATCCAGATCGTTGTTCAGCCCCCGGGAATTCTAAGTTTGTGGAAGAAGCCAAGAAGAAATTCCAAGACATTCAACAAGCCTATTCTG TTCTATCTGACGCGAATAAGAGGTTTCTGTACGATGTAGGAGCCTATGACAGTGAGGATGATGACGAAAATAAT GGAATGGGTGAGTTTTTGGACGAGATGGCAATGATGATGAGCCAAACGAAGCCTAAT GAAAATGGGAAGGAGAGCTTTGAAGAACTACAAAATCTCTTTGATGAAATGTTTCAAGGGGATATTGGGAGTTTTGGCTCTGGCCCTCAGCCTGCTACTTCCTGTTCTACTTCTTCATATGTGTCGTATTGTGAAAGTTCTGGTTCCAATAACAAGCGTAATTCCTCTGAAATGAATTATGAGAAGGCAACCTTGGAAGATTCTTCTGGCTTCAACACTCATTTTCAGAGTTTTTGTTTCGGG GTGGAAAGCCGGCAAGACATCGGGAAGGGGAAGGCAGTAAGAGAAGGGATTCAAGGAGAAGCCATCGGTAAACGAAGGCATGGCAGGAAACAAAAGGTTACATCTGGGCATGATGTTTCCTCAAATGATTATTCTGGTATATCAGCTAGATAA